GATAGGTATATAGACGCTATTTTGCTCTGGTCATCAAGAATTCCAACAACCCTGAAAGCGCTGCTGTTCATCATGACCATTTTATTTATCCCGACAGGCTGGTCAAAATAAGATGCTGCGAGCCTCCCTCCGATGACTATAACATTCTGGTCTGCAGAATCAAGCATCCTGCCGGTTTTTATCTTAGTTGTAGTAATCTGTGACC
This portion of the Candidatus Methanoperedens sp. genome encodes:
- a CDS encoding ABC transporter permease, producing the protein AYLVATYVEAELKDKELNYSFDKIKELLDNVYTYLGKKGKVPVIGVDQGIWSQITTTKIKTGRMLDSADQNVIVIGGRLAASYFDQPVGINKMVMMNSSAFRVVGILDDQSKIASIYLSRWHTGDPGKDY